GATCTCAACTGGATGATCTGTAATGAATGTTGGTTGAACCAAGTGTTCTTCAACATACTCTTCAAAGAAAAGATTAAGTATATCACCTTTTTTGTGATGTTTTTCAAATTCTATTTCATGTTTTTCAGCTAATTCTTTAGCTTCTTCATCTGTCTTTATTTCATCAAAATCAACATTAGCATATTTCTTGACTGCATCTAACATTGAAAGTCTTTCAAATGGTTTACCTAAATCAATTTCTATCTCATCGTATGTAACAGTTGTAGTTCCTAATACATTCTGAGCTACAGTACGAATAAGTTCTTCAGTTATATCCATCATACCATGATAGTCTGTATAAGCTTCATATAATTCAAGTAAAGTAAATTCTGGATTATGTCTTACGGATAATCCTTCATTTCTGAATACTCTTCCTATTTCATATACTCTTTCGAACCCACCAACGATTAATCTCTTAAGTGGTAATTCAAGAGCTATTCTCATATATAATTCCATATCAAGTGCATTGTGATGCGTAATGAATGGTTTTGCAGAAGCACCTCCTGATATGGTATTAAGTACTGGTGTTTCTACTTCTAGATAACCTTTATTATCAAGAACGTTTCTAATTTCTTTTATGATATTTGATCTAGTTATAAAAGTATTTTTTACTTCTGGATTAACAATTAAATCTAAATATCTTTGACGATATCTGGTATCTGTATCTTTTAATCCATGAAATTTCTCTGGTAATATCTGTAAACTCTTAGAAAGTAAAGTTACTTCATGAGCTTTTACTGATATCTCACCTTTTTGGGTTCTGAAAACTTCACCTTTAATACCAACTATATCCCCTAAATCATAATGTTTGAATTCGGCATAATCTTCTTCACCAATTGCATCTTTTCTGACATAAGATTGAATTTGTCCATTTCTATCAGCTACATGACAGAAGGAAGCTTTTCCCATAATACGTTTAGTCATAATTCTTCCTGCAATTGTAACTTCTTTTCCTTCTAACTCCTCGAAATTATCAATAATATCATTACTATGATAATTCACATTAAATTTAGTTAATTCAAAAGGGTCTCTACCCTTTTCTTGTAATTCTACTAATTTTTCTCTTCTAATTTTTAGGAGTTCATTAAGGTCTTGTTCTTTTCCTTGATGAGCACTATTATTTTTTGACACTTACAAGTCCTCCTTGTATATATTTGTTTTATTCATTTGTTATTTATGTTATATATCATGTTTAACTTAGCTTGTATTTATCTATGGATATCTAATACTTTTACTCTAATAACTCCATTAGGAGTCTCAACTTCTACTAAATCTCCAACTTTTGAACCAATTAATGCACTTCCAACTGGTGACTCATTAGAAATTTTATAATTCAAAGGATCTGCTTCTGTTGAGCCTACGATTGCATAATCGATCTCTTCTTCAAATTCTAGGTCATATATCTTTACTTTACATCCTACACTTATTATATCTAATGATATTTCTTCCTCGTCTACTACTTCTGCATTTTTAAGTATTTTTTCAATTTCTACAATCCTTGTTTCAATTTCGCCTTGTTCTTCTTTAGCTGCATCGTATTCTGCATTTTCTGACAAATCACCTTGTGCACGAGCATCTTTAATCTTTTCTGCCACATCTTTTCTTCTGAACACTTTTA
The sequence above is a segment of the Vallitalea longa genome. Coding sequences within it:
- the lysS gene encoding lysine--tRNA ligase, which translates into the protein MSKNNSAHQGKEQDLNELLKIRREKLVELQEKGRDPFELTKFNVNYHSNDIIDNFEELEGKEVTIAGRIMTKRIMGKASFCHVADRNGQIQSYVRKDAIGEEDYAEFKHYDLGDIVGIKGEVFRTQKGEISVKAHEVTLLSKSLQILPEKFHGLKDTDTRYRQRYLDLIVNPEVKNTFITRSNIIKEIRNVLDNKGYLEVETPVLNTISGGASAKPFITHHNALDMELYMRIALELPLKRLIVGGFERVYEIGRVFRNEGLSVRHNPEFTLLELYEAYTDYHGMMDITEELIRTVAQNVLGTTTVTYDEIEIDLGKPFERLSMLDAVKKYANVDFDEIKTDEEAKELAEKHEIEFEKHHKKGDILNLFFEEYVEEHLVQPTFITDHPVEISPLAKRKPEKPDYTERFELFITKREFANAFSELNDPIDQRQRFERQEELRAAGDEEAGMIDEDFLTALEYGMPPTGGLGIGIDRLVMLLTDSYSIRDVLLFPTMKNKE
- the greA gene encoding transcription elongation factor GreA; translated protein: MPDKKVILTYGGLRELEDELQNLKVFRRKDVAEKIKDARAQGDLSENAEYDAAKEEQGEIETRIVEIEKILKNAEVVDEEEISLDIISVGCKVKIYDLEFEEEIDYAIVGSTEADPLNYKISNESPVGSALIGSKVGDLVEVETPNGVIRVKVLDIHR